In Nocardioides cavernae, a single genomic region encodes these proteins:
- a CDS encoding TetR/AcrR family transcriptional regulator — MSEPVRRGRPGHDQQTVLRVAIELFNRQGYDAASMGDLARELGLTKSAIYHHVPSKEHLLERALDEALDELTAALDTVHADLSHTPEERLRAAVRSSVVVLAEHLPAVTLLLRVRGNTPAEQNALARRRDIDHRLAEMVREAADTGAIRADIDPLLASRLLFGMVNSMTEWLRDGSDVDALADTITTLAFDGLVRHRA; from the coding sequence ATGTCAGAGCCCGTACGACGGGGCCGGCCCGGCCACGACCAGCAGACGGTCCTGCGCGTCGCGATCGAGCTCTTCAACCGGCAAGGCTACGACGCCGCGAGCATGGGCGACCTGGCTCGCGAGCTCGGGCTGACGAAGTCGGCGATCTACCACCACGTGCCGAGCAAGGAGCACCTGCTCGAGCGGGCGCTGGACGAGGCGCTCGACGAGCTCACGGCCGCTCTCGACACCGTGCACGCCGACCTGTCCCACACGCCCGAGGAGCGGCTGCGCGCCGCCGTGCGCAGCAGCGTCGTCGTGCTGGCCGAGCACCTGCCCGCCGTCACCCTGCTGCTGCGGGTGCGGGGCAACACCCCCGCGGAGCAGAACGCGCTCGCCCGTCGGCGCGACATCGACCACCGGCTGGCCGAGATGGTGCGGGAGGCCGCCGACACCGGCGCCATCCGCGCCGACATCGACCCGCTGCTCGCCAGCCGGTTGCTGTTCGGGATGGTCAACTCGATGACGGAGTGGCTCCGCGACGGCAGCGACGTCGACGCGCTGGCCGACACCATCACCACGCTCGCCTTCGACGGCCTGGTGCGACACCGAGCCTGA